In Erigeron canadensis isolate Cc75 chromosome 7, C_canadensis_v1, whole genome shotgun sequence, one DNA window encodes the following:
- the LOC122609556 gene encoding agamous-like MADS-box protein AGL29 encodes MATAGRKKIELKRIENERQRGVALSKRHSGLFKKAAELATLCGVQIVIILHTIGGKPLSFGTPTIQYVIDKFNNANQYVQTLVNFQLQKLNSEFDDVNEKSINERKRGQVIEESLKVLLGGKTYEEYMGGLDIHELRQLKRKREQQKRNLEQKHNLNCGLSSSSNYEHEVDLSHIEGPKDYLKL; translated from the coding sequence ATGGCAACGGCGGGTCGCAAGAAGATAGAGCTCAAAAGGATCGAAAATGAAAGACAAAGGGGTGTTGCCTTGTCCAAACGTCATTCCGGCTTATTTAAGAAAGCTGCTGAACTTGCTACTCTATGTGGTGTGCAAATTGTTATCATTCTCCACACCATTGGGGGAAAGCCACTCTCTTTTGGCACCCCAACTATACAATATGTCATAGACAAGTTTAATAATGCCAATCAATACGTTCAAACGCTTGTCAACTTTCAACTACAAAAGCTCAACTCGGAATTTGATGATGTCAATGAGAAGTCGATAAATGAAAGGAAACGGGGACAAGTTATCGAAGAAAGTCTAAAAGTGTTGCTTGGTGGGAAAACGTATGAGGAATACATGGGCGGCCTTGACATACATGAGCTCAGACAACTGAAACGCAAACGCGAACAGCAGAAAAGAAACTTAGAGCAAAAACATAATCTAAACTGTGGACTTTCCTCTTCATCAAACTATGAGCATGAAGTTGATCTATCTCATATTGAAGGGCCAAAAGATTACTTAAAGCTGTGA